The Astyanax mexicanus isolate ESR-SI-001 chromosome 4, AstMex3_surface, whole genome shotgun sequence genome segment GTCCTGAAGgaactgtatccacggctcattttttttctgcttttgcggttatttttgttcttctgctgccgttgctgaggaacgcctgctcaacTTCCTGTtgttggtccgaaagttcgaaccatccagaaaagctctttcacactgcaggcgctTTCACAGAAACCTAGCTGAACCACACCATGCCAGACTCTGCCTTCCAGCTTGCCGGTCGGCAGCTTTtccgtctacataaacaaaggttggtgcacaaactgcgtgttggtaaacagccactgctctgaggcgacagaacagctgactgtgaagtttcgccctcactatctgcctcgtgagttttcggcggtgttcgtgattgctgttacatagcaccggatgctaagtctaacaacgcgctgaaggagcttcatgacaacatcagctcgcatCCAGACGCGTTCTatgtggtagcgggggattttaaccacgtagaacacgctgccgaggttttatcAACACGTGAACAtgccaacgcgaggtaataatgcACTGGACCATGTTTATACCAATGTGAGGGACGTGTACAGAGCCTTCCCCCGCCCTCACCTCGGGCTTTCCGaacacatctccatcatgctggtccccaccCCCCGCTGTGatgctccaaacccacacagaagaccatcactgggccacacagtgatggtcttctgtgtgggtttggagcatCACAGCGGGGGGTGGGGACCAGCTGTGCTGCAgtactgcttcggctgcacagactggcaggtcttcagggaggctgctgagcgGGAGgaggagctggatctggaggaatacacatctactgttctcgggtacatcagcaagtgtgtggaggatgtcaccgccaccaagactgtgacttgctaccccaacaagccctggctgaacgcagaggtgcattctctgctgaaagccagggatgctgccttcaggtctggtGACCCCGATGAAcacaggagggctagaagagagctgactgttggagttaagagggcaaaagctgcatatgctcagaaaatccagggacacttttcctcccagtaTCCACAGAGcatggaggggcatcaagtgcatcacagaCTACAAATCCAATGTTGCACGGGTACTACGAGAcggcgcagaccagctctcggacgtccggGCGGACACCTTCAACGCCTCcacccacttgcctgaagactgccaccatcatcccggtccccaagagctctgcagtgacaggtctgaatgactaccgataacaacctctgcatcaacgtaaagaagacaAAGGAGATAATTGTCGACTTCAGAAGGGGTCAGCATGCCCACCTCTCCTTGcaggaggatctgcggtggaagtggtcgacagctacaggtacttggctgtgcacctgagcagcaacctcacctggagcaacaacacttccactctggtcaggaaggcacatcagcggctctacttcctcaggaggctgagacgagctggactcgggagcgcagtccacACCTGCTtttacagatgtgtggtggagagcgttgtgtgctccagcatcaagcTCCAGCatcgtgtggcatggaagctgctctgctgcagataggaaagctctgcagaggggggtgaaggctgcacagaagattgttggagtcagcttccccagcaccacagacagctacacctccagatgcaggaaaaggcccacccacccagcacaaaCACTTCCTGTCCCGCTACCCTCAGGCAGGAGGCTGCAGAGCATCAAgcgcaaaacaaccagactcagaaacagcttcattccggaagctgtaagactcttaaactccacctaacaacacactgcactgacacacaaggacaaattactgtttacaaacactgtcactttaaaccgcactgagacactttatcttttactgctctaatttacattatcatgctgctatagcaaacttgcactctggacttcatgttgctgcttcCTGCCTACTCTCATCATGCTGCTTCCTACCTCCCGCTTACTTTTTtgagtatttatctttatctattttgttctattctcttttaattgtgtttttttgttatcttattttatctatattatctattttaacaacagctcttgggtgtaaactggatcgtaagatcacaattttgttccacctcatgtaccacgtgatgcgaatgacaataaaatctccttgaatccttgaattagaACACagaatgttgaatactttagtacttaagtatgatgcttaaagaacacttcaactactacacaaatattttttttttgatagagtACTTAAATATGGGTCTCTAGTTCTTTATATATGTctttatacatatacatgtctGGGGAAAACATATCATGGAATACATTAAACAACATGCCCAAATATGATTAATTTTGCTGAACATGTAAATgacattgttaaattcagttcttgtttgtttctgttgGAATGTGTCTCAAGTGACAGAGTGAAGGTTTTGCGTGAAATAAGGTGTTTTGGCTGTCAAAGATTTAGAATTTGCACTTTTTATTGCAGTGGAATACATCTGGGATAAATTtctgtgtgaatgcactggtgatTTTTAAGATGattcagttgattaaaactcttcccacagtctgagcagtgatatggtttcactcctgtgtgaatgcgctggtgtttcttgagatcactctgtttaataaaactcttcccacagtctgagcagtgatacggtttctctcctgtgtgaatgcgctggtgaattttgagatgaccctgttgattaaacctcttcccacagtctgagcagtgatacggtttctctcctgtgtgaatgcgctggtgttttttgagatcaccctGTTGATTAaacctcttcccacagtctgagcagtgatacggtttctctcctgtgtgaatgcgctggtgcagtctGAGATGACtgtgtcgattaaaactcttcccacagtctgagcagtgatacagtttctctcctgtgtgaatgcgctggtgaattttgagatgactctgtttagtaaaattcctcccacagtctgagcagtgatacggtttctctcctgtgtgaatgcgctggtgtattttgaaagtactatgtttagtaaaactcttcccacagtctgagcagtgatacggtttctctccagtgtgaatgcgctggtgaattttgaaaGTActatgtttagtaaaactcttcccacagtctgagcagtgatatggtttctctcctgtgtgaatgcgctggtgcagtttgagagtactctgttcagtaaaactcctcccacagtctgagcagtgatacggtttctctcctgtgtgaatgcactggtgtattttgagattactctgtttagtaaaactcttcccacagtctgagcagtgatacggtttctctgtgaatgcgctggtgatgtttctccatgtcgggactttgcTTTGTTTGTCTGTTAAAAGTATCAAGCTATTTCTGCGTGTTCTAGAGATTCTTCAGGATgtcttgtgcttcacctctttcagcagtttaacattgctcttatttaaatatcctggttgttggtggtgatgaatttcaggagaaaaccctggaatattttaatttctggaaaaaacaaagacaaatttAATTgtgtcaattaaccaaaaagaattaactaaatcagttacactgtatggagaaaaatactggtaCACCTTTACATTTCCCTAAAATCTTCTGTACTTTAATCCTATTATAAATCCATACACATTATAATATGAAGTTTTAGCTTGTTCTGCAGTAGACAGAAACAGTGCTGCTGTCCAGTACTGAATACAATGTTGTACTACTATTGTAtctcactttacactataatacaCTAATCCATACTATTAATACTGTACTATTTTATTAACAATAATCTGTTAATCTGTTATCCTGCTCTAATCCCAGGGGATCAATAAAGGTGTATCacgttttatcttataaatatatttgtctgtCTTGCAGCATATCTCTATTACTTTACTatctagataaaaaaaatgtatagaaagCAGCCTGGCTGCCAGTGTCACACAGTATGATTTGcttattatttacagttttctaTGGACAGTTATTAGAATTTAAAGATGTGaaatttcttttatatatatatttcaaagagAACGAGATGTTCTGACCTGAAGCACAATCGGAGTCGTTGCACTTTTCTCCGAGCATTAGAGCTGTGATTCTACTCGGAAACGCTGCATCaggagcagttcaaaaagaggcggacttcacatgtgtcggagaaggcgtgtgctagtcttcactctcctggtagTGGGGCAtaattagtgatagggggagttctaatgagtgtgttgggtaattggccatgtaaattggggtgaaaattgaagaaaaaaaaaaaagttaaaatgtagACAGAAAAGGCCATTCCAACAACATAAAGCCCTATCAATGTTTTGAGCAGTGAGCCCAGAATGTAATGTAtatgacaagagagagagagagacctctcAACCTGACTTTCCTGGTTTTATGAGATAATGTGAGATAAGAAATGAgataatgttgttgtttttttttcaggcgaGGGACCGAAAGACATTAAAAACTTGGGTTTTACAGATTGAGTGGGTCGATGATGAGGCAGAGAGCACAGGACAAGATTGGCTAACGTTTCCTCTCAAGTTTTTTTATACAGTGGacacttatttcatgcatctacacaccatcacagctccagaaacGACGTTCACATTAATTATCTTTAATCATAAAAGATGTGttgtttgtgtatatttaaaataatatacttaaaattaaatgcatatggactaggggtgtgccacactctaaaaagtgattctatgttttagtcaggagaactaatattatcaagttgagtgaactcaccggccagtacaactcaataaaatttgTTCAGAGAACGTCaatctgaaaacttaaaaatgataatggagccaatgaaaaaaaatatgatttcaaccaacttttagttactacacgtcattgctctttctacagtgtttgttcatacagctttcccataggctcctggcaccatacagtggtgtgaaaaagtgtttgttatatataaatattgcaaaaattgcataaatattaatttatgcaattaatatttttttagtgtacagaagttaatactaaaataaataaaatatctagcaggtaattactactactactactattatgcAAAATAACTTTTGCTTGACTCTTTCAGAGGCGGTcgcatttttctccctctcctccCCTATCTATCCTGCTTGGCTTCTCCTGTCTAGTGCTGTGTACTGCTACCAAAGAAACTCTCCTCGCACTGCTCTTCGAACTACAAAATATGGATTTGATCAAATAGTCTCTCAATGCAATTTACACCGTCTTCTCGACCCCAAAACaaaatttattcattttgttaaaaaaaaaaaaaaataaatgttgtgtaaaagcaatagaacacttgaggttGTGTGGTAGCACAAATAACATCACGactgtgatgatctacgaccaaatcacagccgtgatgttattcctaaatttccttcgggataaataaagtatctatccatgaataacacactccctctcgtgttctactGCTTTAACGTTGACAAACCTAAAAATAACATTTACGGGAAAATCTGCAGTTAAATACACttcagtttattgtgttttttatttctttattttgtatgcagctgccttgtgtgaactgcagaaaagtgattttactctaaaataaaaaatactctaataaaatgttatattgatgagtctttatttatatatttttataaaaaatgttcagtttagtagtgtttttagTAGTGTTGATGTACAACTAACACTTCTCAGTTTGTTAatctaactaaaaatattttagcaaCTAATCAACACATTTTAAAGTTGGCAAGCTTAGCATACATTTTAAATGACCTCGACTAAATATATTCAgttaacaatttaaaatattagataatgataatgataaatgataaattctATATTGAAGTGATTCAATCATTTAGATGTAGCTAACATTTAAGACTTGTTAGACCAACTTAATTTTGTaagtgcagagaacaaatgagccataaaggtttgctaatttaaaaaaggcctggaaattagttgcttaatgattttaagttggagtgacatttttttttttttttacagtgcatatcgtacacaataataatcaccaacatttttgaatatcgtgaacaatattataccctaaaatatcctgccatatcacccacccctaattattacatcagggtactacatttttactgtttttagcaaaagaaaaattcacactgttctcatttccctttatatatctactatagactatatctgtccagtatcatttactttactttaatcctggatatatggagatattcagagtgcattattagaatcatgatattctggatcattaacttgatacaaatctgataaaattcttgtttttttattatctcaattaagggtgtgccatatcatattgtatacaataacaaaatgacattcattttgttgcagtagtgtattcttgaattaagaaaaaaaatctgtgagcATCATTCTCACAAAAATCGCTAGTACTTAGTGAAGGTATGGACAGCTGTGTTTacataccagaaaaaaaaatgctaacattagctacttggttaaaaaaggacTGGCAACTTTAACTAGgtatctaatgttagctagtaGGTTTAAAACAAGCTGGTAACTTTAACTACCTGGATAACGTTAGCTACGTAGTTGAAAAAGcactggtaatattagctagtcAGCTATCGTTAGCTACttagtttttttaaaaagcactggtaatttagctagctaactagcagtATCTACCGGTTATAAAacgcttgcaactttagctaactaaCAAACATTAGCTACTAAAATGCCGGTAACTTTACCTAGCTAGACATTAGCTATCCGGTAAAATAAAGCACTGATAACTTTAGCCTGTCAGCTAAGTAACTGTTTTTGAACAAAAATTAACCTTATTCTATTCTAGGATATTTTGGTAGCCTCACAAAACTGAAATCAGGTTCTTGTTTGAGTTGTTTGTAATGTCTGTATTAAAACTAGTTTTGCTGGGAAATACAGTTTAGCTTTTGTACTTtatgataatattctgactgagaaaacaattcttaaaacattatttcagccactgacagcatgttttatactagcCTAACAAACACAATCAGTGGATTTTAGAGGCTTGACTGTAATATCTGTACTAATACTAGTGTTGctgggcaattttttttttttttttggtgggataATCAGTTTTGTGCTTTATCAAAATATTCTGTCTACTCCCCTAGTATAAAAAAATGCTGCCAGAGAATGAAATAATGAATTTGTTTAttatgctacttttattaaacattaccgAATATTGTTTGACATTTATAGATTtaccaacatatttaaaatacagatgACATTTGCAAcaagtgtacatcaattaacaatatgtacttttttattttctttttactgtagTGGTTACTGCGGTTAACACTAAGCTGCAGCATAAAAATGCACTGCTGCTCAGATCCAGTACATATATGGCAACAACATATAAAACCGCCTACTGTATGGCTTAACATACGTCATTTTCTAGCGAATATAAAATACAGttcttaaagtattattattaattgtctCTGCATTACCAGTAGAATCTTGTGccacaaaaatacacattaaaatagaTGTACATGAGCACatttcaaaaacataaaaatatagctGAACATTAtcagaaatatattaaaatatgaatgaaacaCATACCTGGATGACAATATGTACTTTTCTTATTTCCTTTTTACTGGAGTGACACCgagctgaataaataaaataaaaatctcattaataattaataaatattattattaataaaaataataataataataataataacaggttTAGCTGATATTCTGCTGACACAGCTACAGACAGTGGAGGGAAAACTGAGCCTCGTGTTAGTCTCACTTAACTtctaacagagaagagagaaataagctcataaactcttaactattacctaaatcagtgaattctctacaaaaacactttttaatctgtcttatactcgaattaatagcagtatttttaactttaaacatgttttaaccactatttattcataaaacacggagctcagcacctacccgcagcacagaaacacacagaccgctgctgaggtacggtggctcagaaagaccaaacgtagcgtaactgcagttcaccactaaacagcaggggccgccaaaacttcatttaacagcattaaagtgcctcattttataaagttcatctaaaacaaagttattttatacctctgttacacttacaactagggctgcaactaacgactattttagtagtcgactaatctgtcgattattttttcgattagtcgattagtcac includes the following:
- the LOC125801741 gene encoding zinc finger protein 239-like, whose protein sequence is MQRFRKPYHCSDCGKSFTKQSNLKIHQCIHTGEKPYHCSDCGRSFTEQSTLKLHQRIHTGEKPYHCSDCGKSFTKHSTFKIHQRIHTGEKPYHCSDCGKSFTKHSTFKIHQRIHTGEKPYHCSDCGRNFTKQSHLKIHQRIHTGEKLYHCSDCGKSFNRHSHLRLHQRIHTGEKPYHCSDCGKRFNQQGDLKKHQRIHTGEKPYHCSDCGKRFNQQGHLKIHQRIHTGEKPYHCSDCGKSFIKQSDLKKHQRIHTGVKPYHCSDCGKSFNQLNHLKNHQCIHTEIYPRCIPLQ